The genomic region TGCAGTATACTTAATTCAGTCTCCCCAGAAATCGCACCATTCCAAGTGAAACGCCTGGTGCGGAGCCGTATGCAAGGTGTTGTGGGGGGCTGGGGGTTAGAAACCTCCGGCTACCCGATTAGCTCTTCGAAGGCATCGGAGCATCATTCAACTTTTTCGATTTCTCCGAGCTGCCAGGACTTGGTCAGCAGTTCCTCCGCCTAGGTAAGCAGTGCTGAGCGTCCGAGTGAGCGTGGCGAACGGCTTGACCGCCTTGTTGGGCATACTTCGATGCGAAATAGTACGAGGTACTTATCCGAATAAATGGAACCGCGACACTACCCACTCTTGGAATGCTCACTCACTCTGATGCCTCACCCACGTACGGTTCAAAACGCTTTCGATCTTGTTCCGACAGCTTGTGCGGCCGCTGCTTTTCTAAGCCAATAAACAGCCCGGCCTGCTCACCCGTTGCCACCAGTTCATTGTGCTGGTTGTAGAACTCGAAGCACATATTCGCGGATACGCTTCTCAACTCGGACAACCACAGTACAACCCTAACCTTATCTCCAATAATCAACGGCTTTTTGTAGTTGATTTCCGTTCGAACTAGGGCCGGTACAAATCCTTTCTCCTTGATCTCATGGATCGGTAAGCCGACTTCCTCCAACAACTTGAGACGAGCGACTTCCATCCATTGAATGTACGCGATGTTGCTTGCGTGCTGTCCGGCATCGATTTCATACGTGTAGATCGGCTTGCAGTATTCGATCTTTTTCATTTTCCAACGAGCGTCAACGCTCCCTCGTTTTGTTCTGCCCAACGCCACGCGTAACCCGCGCATATGTAGTGAGCATCGTGAATGAAATATGCGTCGGCGATTACGTGCTTGTGTATGCCCAGCATGGGCATGAACTTATGGGGTGAAAGTCCCCTGTAGGAGAGCCACTGTCGATGATCGGAAATGAGATACATAGGATTCCCTCTCTGTGGGTGACTCCTTTCATTCCTGCCCATTTGACACCAACTACCTGCCGAGGGCAAGGGCGCCACCGCGAGGTGGGGTCTGGAGGAGCCGGAGCGAAGCGGAGACCATGAGCCGTAGGAGAAAGCGGCTGTAGCGAGCAATAACCCTAAGCACAAAACGGCGAGCCGACGACCAGAAACGTCATATAAGGCCTACTTCCCTGGGGCGAGCTGGCACAAGACAGCCGAGGCCATAGTACTGATGAACCCAAGGCAGGGGGCTATCGGGAAGGGCCGAACATCAGCCAAGGAGGAGTCTCACTCATCTCAGCGGAGGCGTAGTTCGTGCAAAACGAAAAGTCTCAGACTGGCGGTGTGATGCAGCAACCAGCCTTGAACGAAAATCTACTGGAACGGGTATTGTCCCCGGAAAACCTCCACGCCGCATGGAAGCAGGTGCGGAGGAACAAAGGGGCTCCCGGTGTTGATGAGGTTACCATTGAGGATTACCCTCAATGGGCCAGACAACACTGGATCGCGACCCGTCGAGCCCTGGAACGTGGCTACTATGTCCCACAGCCGGTAAAACGCGTAGAGATCCCCAAGCCAAATGGCGGTAGCCGACTGCTGGGTATTCCGAGCGTAAATGACCGTGTGATACAGCAGGCTATTGCCCAGGTGTTACAATCGATTATCGATCCCACCTTCTCTGATTCCAGCCATGGTTTCCGGCCTGGGCGTAACGCCCACGGTGCAGTGAGACAGATCAAGGCCTGTATTGAAGAGGGGTATCGTATTGCCGTGGATGTCGATCTCTCTAAGTTCTTTGACAGAGTGGACCACGACATCCTCATGGCTCGGCTATCCCGGCATATCCAAGATAAACGTCTACTCAAATTGATTGGGCGTTATCTACGTGCCGGTGTAGTGATCGATGACAATCTCCATCCCACACCAGAAGGGGTTCCGCAAGGAGGTCCGCTTTCACCGTTGCTGGCCAACGTGGTGTTGGATGATCTGGATAAACTCCTGGAATCACGCGGAGTGCGTTTTGCCCGCTATGCTGATGACTTCGTCATCAGCGTAAAGTCGATATCGGCAGGATTCCGTATGATGGAATGGTTGAAGCGTTTTCTGACTACCAAACTAAAGCTGGTGATCAATGAGGAGAAGAGTAAGGTGGTGAAAACCAACGACCTCCACTTCCTTGGCTTTACCTTCCGAGGGAAGAAGATTCGGTGGAGTGACAAAGCGCTGAGTGACTTCAAGCGAAACATTCGTCGATTGACGAAACGTTCCTGGGGAATCTCAATGCAACGTCGCTACCGCGAACTTCGTTTCTATATCCGGGGGTGGATCAACTACTTCGGTCTTTCAGAATATTATCGGCCCTTACCGTTTAGCCAGAACGCTGGCGACACAGTCTGGAATGACCCTTAAGTGGTTGGAGAAACAGGGGCTCGTCTCAGTGAGAGAACTGTGGATCAAGTTTCACTATGCTTGATGAACCGCCTGGTGCGGACCCGCATGCCAGGTGGTGTGGGGAGGGAGGGTTAGAGACCCTCCCTTACCCGATTAGCCAGTTTTTTCATCAAAGTAAGCACTATTACATGCCTATTGGTTAATTCGCTTCCATAAATAACCAATAGCAACGAGTGCAGGAATAATTAGCAGTACTAAAACCATTGGTACGCTTTCTTTAATTGCTTCTACATTTAATGCATAAACAGTAATAACATCGGATATGTCTGTTAGCAACCTAACAGTGAGTATTAATAAAAGCGCCTTATGAGATTTAATGAGTAATGCAACTATTATTCCTAAAGCCACGGTCACGTTTCTAGTAATGTATAGTTGCGTAACATAATTTAACTCAGTTACATCTGGTATGAAATCCCCTGGGTTCATAGCAGTACCAGCAGAAAAGAAGAGCACTAAGAATATTTGTAATAGCACTATTACCCATACCCAAATAGGCAAGAACTTATTTGTATGATTGCTTGTATTCTCCATACTGAAACCCCTGCTTTTTATTAGCTTAAGAAAACTTGTGCTAAAAATGAAGGCGCCAACTTAGGTGCCTTGTAGACATTTAGAATTTACCGTTATTATTTTTCCATTTACTACATGGGATAATTTCTTCTATTGTATCCCAGTGTTCTACAATCTTCCCTTCTTCAAGGCGATAAAGATCAAAGAAGGATGAATGAAGTTTATTGGAGTGCCCTTCACATACGGAGAGAACGAAATTTCCTTCTGCTAAGAATCGATGACATTTTTTATACTGACTAGAAATAAAGTCATTATTATTACTTTTACCACCAGACAGAATACTTTGTAATTCTATCAAATTATCGCCTATATCTGGATTGTGCTCAGTGTAGTTTTCTCGATGAATATAATTATAAAATTTAGTCATATCCCTTTTAATCAGTATATCTTCGACAAAGGATTGAATGACCTTTCGATTCCCTTCTGTTTTAGAGAGATCTTTTACTTCGTTAACGCCATCAACCATTGAGTGACCTGAAACATTAGGACCCTTTCTTTTCTGAATGTTATCCCAATGCTCTACAGTCTGCCCGTTTTCAAAACGAAATATTTCAAAGCCTATATTCCTTTCAGCAAAATCATACTCAGTGTGAGCAAAAACAAAATCACCATCTTCAAATACTCTAACAATGTTTACTCGTGGTGATGTCTTAGATAAACGTTTAAATAAAGTAGCTAAACCTTCACTTCCTTCATGTGTTTGTGGGTTATGTTGAATATATTTAGCTTCATTAACAACTGATACCGATTCTGGATCACCAGTTTCGATACCTTTCAACAATTTGCATATACTCTCTTTTTTAGTTGATGCCATTTGTGCTCGATTGATTTATTTGGCTGTCCGATGGAGCAACTTGTGTACGCCCAGCATGGGCATGAACTTATGGGGTGAAAGTCCCCTGTAGGAGAGCCACTGTCGATGATCGGAAATGAGATACATAGGATTCCCTCTCTGTGGGTGACTCCTTTCATTCTTGTCCATTTGACACCAACTACCCGCCGAGGGCAAGGGCGCCACCGCGAGGTGGGGTCTGGAGGAAGCCTAAGCGCAGAACGGCGAGCCGACGAACAGAAACGTCATATAAGGCCTACTTCCCTGGGGCGAGCTGGCACAAGACAGCAAAGCCCTGTGGTTCGGGGGATAAGGTAAATGACGCGGTTGTGCCGTGACAGTTCATGCTCTTATCTGGGGAGATCTGCTCAACATGCGATCGGTAGAGCACCAGTCAGGCCACTGGTTGATCAAGCCTGGGCTTATCAGCCTCCATCGACTGATAGGAGCGAATCAGATGGAAAACCGATAGCGCCCTGTGGGGCAATCCACCGAGTGATTGAGCAGAAGACAGCCGAGGCCATAGTACTGATGAACCCAAGGCAGGGAGCTATCGGGAAGGGCCGAACATCAGCCAAGGAGGAGTCTCACTCATCTCAGCGGAGGCGTAGTTCGTGCAAAACGAAAAGTCTCAGACTGGCGGTGTGATGCAGCAACCAGCCTTGAACGAAAATCTACTGGAACGGGTATTGTCCCCGGAAAACCTCCACGCCGCATGGAAGCAGGTGCGGAGGAACAAAGGGGCTCCCGGTGTTGATGAGGTTACCATTGAGGATTACCCTCAATGGGCCAGACAACACTGGATCGCGACCCGTCGAGCCCTGGAACGTGGCTACTATGTCCCACAGCCGGTAAAATGCGTAGAGATCCCCAAGCCAAATGGCGGTAGCCGACTGCTGGGTATTCCGAGCGTAAATGACCGTGTGATACAGCAGGCTATTGCCCAGGTGTTACAACCGATTATCGATCCCACCTTCTCTGATTCCAGCCATGGTTTCCGGCCTGGGCGTAACGCCCACGGTGCAGTGAGACAGATCAAGGCCTGTATTGAAGAGGGGTATCGTGTTGCCGTGGATGTCGATCTCTCTAAGTTCTTTGACAGAGTGGACCACGACATCCTCATGGCTCGGCTATCCCGGCATATCCAAGATAAACGCCTACTCAAATTGATTGGGCGTTATCTACGTGCCGGTGTAGTGATCGATGACAATCTCCATCCCACACCAGAAGGGGTTCCGCAAGGAGGTCCGCTTTCACCGTTGCTGGCCAACGTGGTGTTGGATGATCTGGATAAACTCCTGGAATCACGCGGAGTGCGTTTTGCCCGCTATGCTGATGACTTCGTCATCAGCGTAAAGTCGACATCGGCAGGATTCCGTATGATGGAATGGTTGAAGCGTTTTCTGACTACCAAACTAAAGCTGGTGATCAATGAGGAGAAGAGTAAGGTGGTGAAAACCAACGACCTCCACTTCCTTGGCTTTACCTTCCGAGGGAAGAAGATTCGGTGGAGTGACAAAGCGCTGAGTGACTTCAAGCGAAACATTCGTCGATTGACGAAACGTTCCTGGGGAATCTCAATGCAACGTCGCTACCGCGAACTTCGTTTCTATATCCGGGGGTGGATCAACTACTTCGGTCTTTCAGAATATTATCGGCCCTTACCGGGGCTGGATGAATGGATACGGCGACGCATACGCATGTGCTATCTGAAGCAGTGGCGTAAACCGCGCACTCGTATCCGCAATCTAATCCGGCTGGGCACCAGGTCACGAACAGCTGTGTGTCTTTGGTTAAGCTCTAAAGGCCCTTACCGTTTAGCCAGAACGCTGGCGACACAATCTGGAATGACCCTTAAGTGGTTGGAGAAACAGGGTCTCGTCTCTGTGAGAGAACTATGGATTAAGTTTCACTATGCCTGATGAACCGCCTGGTGCGGACCCGCATGCCAGGTGGTGTGGGGAGGCTGTTTTCGATATTGGGAGTCGATAGCCGCTTGTCGTTTACGATGCCGTTTCGTCATTTGCCGTAGTATTTCATCGCGTTCAATATCTCGCCGTGGCAGGAAGGCACGCAATAGCGATTCGATGTCTGAACAACTGAGTAAGGGGTGATCATCTTTTTGCACAATTCGCTCTTCGAGCATGAATAACATCGCCATCATGACCAAGGCCATATGGTGATGCCAGGATTTCCATTTACGGGCCTGATAATCAGCAAGACCTGATTCACTCTTACCATCGTATGAACGGCTGTGGATCTTCCAGGTAGACCTGTTGGTCTTTGTGGATGTCCACCACAAAGGTTTCACCCATCGCCTCCAAACCCCTCAGAAAAGCCGGATCCTTCCCGTATCCCCCATCTGCACCCACCCAGGCAAAACGCAGGCCAAGCGTCCTCTGATGACGCACCATCTCCAGCGCCAACTCTGACTTGCTTTGATGTTTCCGTTCAACTTCCGGGATACCCGCCTTGCGACAGCGAGCCGGGTTCGATACCCACTCTTTGG from Gammaproteobacteria bacterium (ex Lamellibrachia satsuma) harbors:
- a CDS encoding acyl-CoA thioesterase, which translates into the protein MKKIEYCKPIYTYEIDAGQHASNIAYIQWMEVARLKLLEEVGLPIHEIKEKGFVPALVRTEINYKKPLIIGDKVRVVLWLSELRSVSANMCFEFYNQHNELVATGEQAGLFIGLEKQRPHKLSEQDRKRFEPYVGEASE
- a CDS encoding SnoaL-like domain-containing protein, producing MASTKKESICKLLKGIETGDPESVSVVNEAKYIQHNPQTHEGSEGLATLFKRLSKTSPRVNIVRVFEDGDFVFAHTEYDFAERNIGFEIFRFENGQTVEHWDNIQKRKGPNVSGHSMVDGVNEVKDLSKTEGNRKVIQSFVEDILIKRDMTKFYNYIHRENYTEHNPDIGDNLIELQSILSGGKSNNNDFISSQYKKCHRFLAEGNFVLSVCEGHSNKLHSSFFDLYRLEEGKIVEHWDTIEEIIPCSKWKNNNGKF
- the ltrA gene encoding group II intron reverse transcriptase/maturase; the protein is MQQPALNENLLERVLSPENLHAAWKQVRRNKGAPGVDEVTIEDYPQWARQHWIATRRALERGYYVPQPVKCVEIPKPNGGSRLLGIPSVNDRVIQQAIAQVLQPIIDPTFSDSSHGFRPGRNAHGAVRQIKACIEEGYRVAVDVDLSKFFDRVDHDILMARLSRHIQDKRLLKLIGRYLRAGVVIDDNLHPTPEGVPQGGPLSPLLANVVLDDLDKLLESRGVRFARYADDFVISVKSTSAGFRMMEWLKRFLTTKLKLVINEEKSKVVKTNDLHFLGFTFRGKKIRWSDKALSDFKRNIRRLTKRSWGISMQRRYRELRFYIRGWINYFGLSEYYRPLPGLDEWIRRRIRMCYLKQWRKPRTRIRNLIRLGTRSRTAVCLWLSSKGPYRLARTLATQSGMTLKWLEKQGLVSVRELWIKFHYA